The Papaver somniferum cultivar HN1 chromosome 6, ASM357369v1, whole genome shotgun sequence genome segment aaataagagtaaaagaaagcctacttgttaaaccgcaagtgcacggtgtcggttgtagtttgtgcaagaacgggtcgaatccacagggacttgtgtatgtagttgaagtttcctaagctaagcagtgacagtaagtgacagtggcagtgacagtggcagtgacagttacaatggcaatgagccaaaggcagtgaagtatagaatgaaggtactagggtttttgaatctactttttgatcctaaactaaggcagatcctaataaatcatgttcttgtttcatctcagggaatattgtggatgatttacttaactaatcttactaacttatccctagcatcaactgtcttctcacagtacagctgatcacaggcttgtttgctcaaccagtcatctagcaatccgcattagtggaaggttaatcccctaagttctctagttcacccctagcattgagtgtcttcttacagcacactcaatcacaggtgcatttgatcactaagtttactaacttccctacttcaattaagcatggcccttcaaatggactgaatccttagctactctcactcttacacccctagaatcagctgtcttcttacagcacatctgatcacagatgcattcactcaactagataattatcaatcctacttagtttcagcactacaagaacagtgacaggatactaactatcttaacatacaatcaagggtttcatctaaaccctagcacatgaaattagaacatgataaacataattaacatttgaaattgaaattatattgacttcaaaacatgaactgaaaacaacttggaagcactggctattccaggccccttaggtgaagctctggctagcccaggcatgtcccaatttcacacccaacaccttctatttatacaagcaagcaaaaacccaaaaatccccaaattatcagaaaattagggtttcaccaaaaagtgaaattgactcacctaacctactgataacagcccaaaatccccaatttatgaaattagggtttgataaaaaatgaaattaattcatacctaatctctgaaaactgctactgacttcgacccatgcctcttattcttctcctgcgTCTCTAGCTACTTCCAATTGctcttctaactcgacctaatttatcaattttacacgttagggttttggaagagaaacgtgtagaaattgagaaaataggtggctagatagatggtaatgatggtggtggagatgggttatagtggttgagtgatttgagagttagtagaggtggttgtggtggtggttgagcgggaacaTGGAGTTGGTGTTGGCGGACATGGAGGAtgcagtgaagaagaggggaagaagaaggaagagccCGATAGTTTTTTAGGGTTAggtggtgtttgttttgggtataggatTTTTAGATTATGgcgttgagcgggctcatcaaattttgatgtttagcaaagggaagatgttggatgaaaagatgaaggaatgatccaacggcacgatggagatgggtgtggaacgaccgttggatctgagatacatcaaaactgacggtccaagatggagttaggtgttatagtgttagacaggaacatcaaaactcgatggactctgatggagcgaccgttggatgatggaatggattcaatctgacagtgaaggagagaaacgggtttgggtattgattttaggcttagaaaatgggtttgggcttaaacaatattgagcccacttcttctttaagaacaatttcttcctttgtgagcccattttcatccttgagtcttccataccgcattctgcacttcttttcctctagagtttccgccggctttctccgtgtctttgcacttttcgctccgcaactcatctagtctttatttattacctaaaaatgcaaaattaattaataaaaatatttattcttgaaaacaatgaaaatacagaatatgggttaaaatgtacaattaatgcacaaaagatgagttaaatgccaagaaaaatatatagaaatatgcactttttagtacTCATCAGTAGAATAACCAACTGGGACACTCTTACCACCCAATAACGAGATTCAACAAAAATAATACTTCCTCCTTcacaaattagatgagctagttggttttaaattttgtcccaaaaCAGATGGGCTATCTCACAAATCAATGGAGTATTTATAAAAATATCTTTTTAATTGAATATTGTTactataaaaaatatttataatttgatagccatgtttatattctttgcgtaggtgttttaaaatgtttttcaacggtataaagtttacgaaaaaccgtggtatagtttaagagataaattatTTCCAAATTTTACAAGTTATTGTCCATAAAGATATCGGAAATGCTATTCTCCTCCCCTTTCTCCTCCCTATATATGACCCATTGTCTAGAAAGGAAATAGGGTTAATTGGTGTTTGATACTTACATTTTGACCaacattagtgtttggtctaacttttGTCCATGCTAGGGTTTGGTACCTGGACTTCACGTTGACTGTAACTGACTCTATTAAGTCAAATTTTAATCCACTTACCAactaaaatatatatgaaattacTCTTCTAGCTTTCATTTGTTAATGAATTACATCGTATATTTGCACCCACACACTAGCTCTCTTATCTTTTTTCGTCGTCGGCACCAACCATATATATGAATTCTTCCATCTCCAATTCACCCCATTTACTTCTTTTTTTGTCGCCTCCCTCGAAAAACCTtagcgaagcgagggaggaccttatatggccttttttttttgtcaaatctAGCTGATCAATTACCACAAAAAGATTGAGAATGGTTGATGCTGAAAAACCATGACTACCCCTGTTGTGGCTGGATCTTTTATCAAAATGAACTAAAGGTCGCGTGTTCGAATCTCGCGCATTTTCGTTTATCTTCCTTCAAGTTCACATCGAAACTGCTCCGTCTTAtattttaacaaactgccacacttgcaaatcccgattcaagaaactgccaccgtttttttcagagtttatttaatgccacaaccgttagcacTAACGTCTTGGACCCACATGATTGGTCAAACTTTTTTGACTTTGTCCAGATTACTTACACGTGTCTTATGTGGACGGCTCAAGATGTCGAGCATGAGATTATTACACGTAGCACAGGCTAAATGACTATTTTATCCTTCGTGGGATTGAAAACAGTTTGCAACTTTGTatcgtttcattttttttctagggtttgctcgttctctctgtccgctctgttctctagtggaagaaattagggtttgggtcagttttcagcgggattttgcttaggtttagtgtctGAGTAAAGGGTTGGGGAGCGATCGAGATTCAGAAAAAGAAGGGGAAGGACAAGCAGCAGATATGgtatgattgcaaaccctaatttcgtttttCTGAGTTGAATTAGGGGTTTTCTCTTAGGTTTCTGTTTCTCTTTCTTGTACTTTTTTTCTCTTGCTCTATGTCCGCTCTGTTCTCtagtggaagaaattagggtttgggtcagttttcagcgggattttgcttaggtttagtgtctgagtaaagggttggggagctgaagatgaagaataatAAGGGGAAGCACAAGCAGCGGATATGGTacgatttcaaaccctaatttcgtgtgtttgatgagttttattttaggagttttctgtatgaagtgtggaatttttaaaaccctaatttcgtgtgtttgatgaattgatgaattttattttagggcttttctgtgtgaagtgtggaatttgatgaattttattttgtttgttcatttACAGTGACCATACATATTATCCATATAGAGATATCAGTGTGTTTGCTGTGAATAGTAAACTTAATTTGCTATTCCCTCACATGGATAGAGATAGAATTGACCTTAAGGAATTTGAGAAGATGTTGCGTGTTAAGTTGCAtcttgatgaaacagaaattccaaATTTATATTGGACCATAGACCCATGTCTGCCTGAGTATTTGGTTACAAATGAAGACTTGTTTAAGTTTTGGGAGCATGCTGTACCTGATGATAAAGGGTTCATATGTTTACAAATGAGTGTAATGAATTCAGAATTTAGGAATGACAATGACTTCATTAAGGATGCAATGGAACAACCAGTAGTAACAATTGATGAGACTCCTAAGAAGgcacctaagaggattgctaagaAGCCAGTTTCAAAGGAAAAGTCAGTAAAGATATCACCTACAAGGAGATCACCAAGGTTGCATGCTCAATCAAAGAATGAAAACTCAAATGGAGGAGCATCTAGGAAGTTGTTGTTCATGGATCTGTTAAATGAAGTGGAATCTCAGGgtttttcttgcctaagtcaagcCACTGTTGTTGGTTCTAGCAGTACACCAATTGATAGCTTTAATCATGATTACTGGGTTGATGAAGTAAACAACACTGCtgcaggggataacactgatgcaggggataagactgatgcaggggataaggctaatgcaggggataagactgatgcaggggataaggctaatgcaggggataagactgatacaggggataagactgatgcaggggacaatagtgatggtgatgatgaggacaatgtggTGCTAGAGAACACTACTGTAGATGAATGTCACCCCATTGAAGACCCAAATGCTCCACCAAtctttgacagtgatgaagaaaatgatattgattatgaagaTATTGTCAAGACATACAAAGTTGGAGATGAAAGCAGTGATTCAAGCAGTAGTGAAGAAGACAATGAAGAAGGTATGGACCCTTTAGtgtttataattttttgtttattttttacatGTACTAACACTTTGATGTTGATTGCAGTTTCTAATGATGACAAGAATAATGATAAGGATAATGATGGTCCTGAAGTAAATGATGATAAATATTCCAAACCAAAGCTTGATTACCAGAAGTGGAAAGAAATGTTCAATATgcacagtgatgaagaagaagaaccattaTTCCCTGTAGAAGAAGAGGTGACTCCTGTTGATCCTACTAAGATGGAGGTAAAGTATGCTTTTAATAACAAGAGTGCTTATAAGAAACATCTTAGGGGTTACTGTGTAAAACATAATTATCAGTATACGGTCTATAAGAGTGACAAAACAAGATTAAGAGTGAGATGTAGGTTTAGGGAAGAGTATGGCTGTAACTGGTTTGTAAATGCTAGCATAAAAAGGCATGAGCCTACTTTTATTGTTAGGAAGGTTAATCTAGAACACACTTGTGTTGCGGATCCAAAGAGTTTTAACAGATCCGCGGATCCTGAGTTCGTAAAAGATGTGGTACATGAGAAGTTAAAGCAGACAGTTGGGGCCTTAATTCCAAAGCCTAAACACATTGCAAGAGACTTTTTTGTAACTCATAACATCAATATACCTTATATTTGTGCATGGAAGGCTAGAAATCTTCTTTTAGAAGATCTGTTTGGTAATTATGAAGACAGCTACAAGGATGTACCCATCTTTTGTGCAATGGTGGCTCATACTAATCCAGGGTCTGTTGCTAAATACACTTATGGGAAAAGAGGTATACATTATGTTaagacattcatggttgattcatTTATTTGTAAGTGGTGCTCAGTTATTTAATGGTTGGTTACTAAATGTGCAGATAAGACATTCATGAGCATGACTATTTCATTTGCTGCACCAATGAGAGGATTTCAGAAAGCTTGCAGGGGAGTCATAGGTTTAGATGCATGCCATCTAACTGGAAAGCGTGGTGGTGTTCTAATGGCTGCAACAGCAATTGATGGTCAGAATTCTCTGGTGCCTTTAGGCATTAAGGTGGCTAAGAGTGAAACCAAGGAGAGCTGGACTGGGTTCCTCAAGGATTTGGCTCCAGCAATCAATGCACATCATGCTGGCAGAATTACCTTTATTTCTGATAGGCAAAAAGGGTTGTTGGAATCTGTTCCAAAGGTTTTCCCTGGTGCAAGAGTTAGATATTGCTTCAGGCACTTGTACAAGAACTTCAAGAAGTACCACAAGGCACCAACCTTGCACAACTTATTGTGGAATGCATGCAAAGCTTACAAAGTGAGGCATTTTCAGGTTTGTGCCCCTCTTTTTTAAATATCCCTATGTTTTTTGATTCATAGTTAGTAGGTTATATAA includes the following:
- the LOC113291807 gene encoding uncharacterized protein LOC113291807 yields the protein MDRDRIDLKEFEKMLRVKLHLDETEIPNLYWTIDPCLPEYLVTNEDLFKFWEHAVPDDKGFICLQMSVMNSEFRNDNDFIKDAMEQPVVTIDETPKKAPKRIAKKPVSKEKSVKISPTRRSPRLHAQSKNENSNGGASRKLLFMDLLNEVESQGFSCLSQATVVGSSSTPIDSFNHDYWVDEVNNTAAGDNTDAGDKTDAGDKANAGDKTDAGDKANAGDKTDTGDKTDAGDNSDGDDEDNVVLENTTVDECHPIEDPNAPPIFDSDEENDIDYEDIVKTYKVGDESSDSSSSEEDNEEVSNDDKNNDKDNDGPEVNDDKYSKPKLDYQKWKEMFNMHSDEEEEPLFPVEEEVTPVDPTKMEVKYAFNNKSAYKKHLRGYCVKHNYQYTVYKSDKTRLRVRCRFREEYGCNWFVNASIKRHEPTFIVRKVNLEHTCVADPKSFNRSADPEFVKDVVHEKLKQTVGALIPKPKHIARDFFVTHNINIPYICAWKARNLLLEDLFGNYEDSYKDVPIFCAMVAHTNPGSVAKYTYGKRDKTFMSMTISFAAPMRGFQKACRGVIGLDACHLTGKRGGVLMAATAIDGQNSLVPLGIKVAKSETKESWTGFLKDLAPAINAHHAGRITFISDRQKGLLESVPKVFPGARVRYCFRHLYKNFKKYHKAPTLHNLLWNACKAYKVRHFQEHFDNICKESPAAGEYLRKEDPSTWSRAYFDPISCCEHMNNYFSESFNSMSSNMRDKPIIQLGMMYGQLVMGLLFKRREESAKWNQNDLVPAAVKLINKMLDLVGKFDTEGSVVGQVYLVTNVSTKKIFTVNIVDKQCTCLQWQLRGFPCQHAVCALKLLRPNWKDYCAPYYSVEYYRTIYADDVNPLEDISEWNWEDKASMDINLKPPPYQRKTGRPAKKRKRSYDEPETVVKKRKCGKCGSTAGHNKRTCAGGDVGKNPTGFMPSTEYDAANCTFTSRDHPESSSARGKAKVNKSRGTSSFVGESTGPKNFGRAPTEPSTHGSTQDVLNFSQNFTGIGSVSQHIPVTKGKQSKAKKK